CGTGCGGGAGGTGGCGGCGGAGCTGGGGGAGGACTTCACCGTCGTCGTCCCGGCGGGAGCGGGCGGGCTGGTGGCCGGCACAGCGCTCGGCGCGCGCCGGACACCGCGGGACATCCGGGTGGTGGGGGTGGAGTCGGACGCCTGCCACGCACTCTCCGCGGCGGTCGCGGCCGGGCACGTGGTGCGCGTGCCGATCGGGGACACCATCGCCGACGGCCTGGTGGGCAACATCGAGCCGGACTCGCTCACCCCGCTCGTCATCCGGGAGTGCGGCACCCGCCTCGTGAGCGTGGACGAGGCGGCCATCCGGCGCTCGGTCCGCGAACTCGCCCTGGCCGCGGGCCTGGTGGCGGAGGGCTCGTCCGCCGCGGCGCTGGCCGCCCTGCGTGCCGGGCTCGTACCCGCCGACCGCCCGGTCGTCCTGACCATCTCGGGTCGCAACATAGCCCCCGGCCTGCTGGCGACCCTCCTGGCCGACGCCACATGACGCCGAGACCCGGATCCGGGCCCGGGGGACGCCTCCCCTACTAACTTATTGATGTTCAATTATTGATGTAGCAACTATTTCGTCTTCCTGAGAAACGGTTGTGTCCGCTACTGTCGAGCCGCCCCACCCTGTCGATGCCCCACGCGAGGAGGTACGGCCGACGTGTCCCCGTTGTTCACCGATGTGCTCGCCAATGCCTACAACCCCACACCCGCCCCCTGGCGGATCATCACCAAGATGGCGTACTTCGCCGGTCTCATCGCGGTGATCGGCGGCTGCATGGCCCACCTGATCGTGCTGAGGCCCGTCCTGCGCAGGAGCTCGGTCGACCCGCGGGACACCGCCGCGCTGCACCGGCGGACGAGCCTCTACCTGGCCATGGTCGGCACCTGGTTCCTGGTCGCGCTGTACTTCCAGCTCGCCGGCAAGGCGGCCCGGGTCAAGGGCGGGGAGATACCTTACGGACGGGCCCTGGAGCCCGGCAGCGTCTGGCACTTCGTCCGCGTGCCGGCCGAAGCGGGCGAATGGGTCTCCAGCGGCACCCTCGCGCTGGTCCAGTACCTCATGTGGGGCCTGTCGGCCGTGCTGCTGATGCTGCTGTGGGCGCCCAGGGTCCGGGCCCGGCTCACGACGGTGGTCTGGGCCGGCCTGGTGACGGCGTTCCTGGCCTACCAGGTCACGCTGCTGCCCACCGACCCCGCCGGGCAGACCGCCTACGACGTCGTCGACTCCCTCCTCGACCACCTGCACGTCTTCGCCATCTCCACCTGGGTGGGCGGCATCACCGTGCTGGTGGTCCTCGCCGCCGGCCGGCGCCGGCTCACTCCGGCCGCGGGCGGCACCTGGGCGCAGTTGTGGACCCGGTTCAGCACGCTGGCGCTCACCGCCGTGGGCTGCGTCCTCGTCAGCGGCCTCTTCCTCGCCTGGACGTTCGTCGGCAGCCCCGGCGAGCTGCTCAGCACCAGCTTCGGCCGCTTCCTGCTGATCAAGGTCTCCCTGGTGGCGGCGATGATCGCGGTCGGCGCGGTCAACGAGTTCGTGCTGATGCCCCGGATCGCCAGAGCGCGCGGCGCGGGCGAGGAAGGATCGGTGTTCCGGCTGGCGTTGAAGGTCTTCCCCTCGCTGGTCGCCGTGGAGGTGGCGCTCGCGGTGGGCGTCCTCTTCGTCCTCTCCTTCCTCTCGGGCTCCGCCCGCGACGAGGCACACGACCCCGATCCGGCCCTCAGCGGCGGGATCTTCGCCATCGGCGCCGTGCTCGTGGTGCTGCTGGCGGTCTCGTTCGTGGCCACGTCCAAGGTGTCGGACCGGCTCTCCCGCACCCCGCACGCGCCGCAGCAGGAGTCGGCCCGGAGCACGGTGGGGGCGGACTCCTGAAGCGGTGAGCGGGCGGCGCTTCCGTCGACGCCGTCGTCCGGGAGGGTGCCGAGGGGACGAGGTGGTCCGGCCGCCGTTCGGGCGGCGTCCGGTGCACCGCGGCGAGCGGCCCGGGGCGCCGCTCGCCAGGCCCGGCATCCGCTCGGGATGCAGCCGGGTACGGCACGTCCGATGGTGGTGTCGCACGCGGTGGCCGCTGTCGCCGGCAACGGACGGGAGCCCGGCGGCGGCCGGCTGGAGACGCGGGCGGGCATCGGGAGGCGGACGGTCATGCCGGTGAAGGGCACCGACGGAGAGCGGACGAGGCGGCGGCTGCGCCGCGCCGACTACGAGGCGGAGCTGCGCCGGCTCCAGGTGGAGCTGGTGCGGATGCAGGAGTGGGTGCGGGCCGAAGGGGCACGGCTCGTGGTCGTCTTCGAGGGGCGGGACGCGGCCGGGAAGGGCGGTGTGATCAAGCGGGTCACCGAGCACCTGAACCCGCGCCTCGCCCGGATCGTCGCCCTGCCCAAGCCCACCGACCGGGAGCGCGGGCAGTGGTACTTCCAGCGGTACGCGGAGCAGCTGCCCACCGCGGGCGAGATCGTGCTGTTCGACCGGAGCTGGTACAACCGCGCCGGAGTGGAGCACGTCATGGGCTTCTGCAGCCAGGAGGAGTACGAACGGTTCCTGCGGCAGTGCCCCGTGTTCGAGCGGCTGCTCGTCGAGGACGGCATCCTGCTGCGCAAGTACTGGTTCTCGGTCAGCGACGCCGTGCAGGAGCAGCGGCTGCGCAGCCGCCTGGAGGACCCGGTGCGGCGCTGGAAGCTCTCACCGATGGACCTGGAGTCCATCACGCGCTGGGAGGCGTACTCCCGTGCCAAGGACGTGATGTTCGCGCACACCGACATCCCCGAGGCGCCGTGGTACGTGGTGGAGAGCGACGACAAGCGCGCCGCCCGCCTCAACATGATCGCGCACCTGCTCTCCACCGTGCCGTACCACGAGGTCGCGCCGCCGGACCTCGCGGTACCGTCGCGGCCGCCGTCCACCGGGTACCGGCGCCCCCCGCGCGACACCCAGACGTACGTGCCCGACCACGCCGCCAGGCTGGGGCGCACCCCCGGATAGGCCGCCGCTCACACCTCGGTCGTGCCGGCCCCCTCGGATCCCTGTCCGCCGGTGTCGTCGATGTCGGCGGTCCTGATCCCCGGACCTCTGAGCCCTTTCCCGCGGCGGCGATGTCAGTGGCCGGACCTAGGGTCAGGACATGGCACTTCTACGTGAAGAACGCGAGAGCTTTCTTGCCGAGCCGCACGTGGCCGCGCTGGGCGTCGCGGCCGGTGACGACCGCGGGCCGTTGGTGGTTCCCATCTGGTATGCCTACGAGCCCGGCGGTCTGCCGTGGATCCTCACCGGCGCGGACTCCCGGAAGATGGCGCTGATAAGGGCGGCGGGGCGCTTCAGCCTGCTCGTCCAGCGCACGGAGCCGACGCCCCGGTACGTTTCGGTCGAAGGGCCGGTGGCCGGCATGACCGAGGGCACCGGCGCGCTCCACCGTGAGATGGCCGCCCGCTACCTCTCGGGTGAGGCACTCGACAGATTTGCGGCAATGGCGGAGGCGGAACTCGCCGATCACGTCGTCGTCCGCATGCGGCCGGAACGCTGGTTCAGCGCCGATCTGGGCCCAGACGCATGACCTGAGGTGACGTGCGGCCGAGCCGTACCGGGCAGGGGTCACGTACCCACGGGTGCGGCTGGGGCCGACGGCGTTTCCGGTTCGCGCGGGGCGTGACGATGGCCGGGGCCGCTCCGCCCTGGTCGCGCGGAGTCAGTGGTCACGGCGCCGCGATCCTGACTCCGGCGTAGGCGACCGAGGCCACCAGGATCCAGGAGGCGAGCCCGAGGACGAGCGAGCGGCGTCCCGTGCGCACCAGGTCCGGGACCCGGATCCCGGTGCCGAGCCCGAACAGCGCCGCCACCAGCAGAGCCGACTGCACCGTCTTCGCGTACGAGACGAGCTCCGGAGGGAGCAGGCCGCTGCTCCTGAGCGCGATCGCGGCAAGGAAGCCCACCACGAACAGCGGGACGGGCGGCGGCGTGCGCATCTCGGTGGCGGCGCCGTCGACCCGGGCGCCGTCAGTCGGGGACCCGCCCGCTTCCGGGCCGGCGGCGGTGCGGCGTCGTCGGCGGCGCCCGGTGAGGGTCACCCCTGCCACCAGCGGCGCGAGCAGCACGACCCGGGTGAGTTTCACGATGACCGCGGTGGTGAGGGCCCCCGGAACCCGCTGTGCCGTCGCCACGGTCTGGCCCACGTCGTGCACGCTCGCCCCCACCCACGCGCCGAACGCGTCCACGTCCAGTCCGAGCGGCCCGCGCAGCAGCGGCAGCACGATGATCGCGAGCGTCCCGCACAAGGTGACCAGGGCGACCGCCACACCGGTGTCCTCCGCGTCCCCCTCGGCTGCCGGCTCCATAGCTGCCACGGCCGAGGCGCCGCAGATCGAGAAGCCGGTGGCGACGAGCAGCCCCCGGGCCCGCGGCACGCCGAGCCACCGCGCCAGCACCTGCGTGCCGGCGAAGGTGATCGCCACCGTCACGATCACGACGGCGAGGCCGCGCCCGCCGAGGCTCGCGAGCTCGGGCAGCGACAGCTGGAGGCCGAGCAGGACCACGGCACCGCGCAGCAGGCGCTTGCCGGCCAACCCGGTCCCGGCGTGCAGCACGGGGTGGTGCAGCCGCAGGTTGGCGACGAGCGCGCCGAGGAACACGGCGACGATCGACGGGTTGAGCCCCCCACTCCAGTGCGCCACCGCGTAGGCGGCGGCGACCGCGGCGGCCGTCACCGCGATCCCCGGGCCCCACGCCGGCCGGGAGCGTGCCGCCTCGGTGAGCAGCACACGGGTGCGAGCGCGGGTGCGCGTACGCGGACGGGTGCCTGTGCGGGGATGCGAGGTGGTCACCACTCCACACTGCGCACCGCACGAGGCCCGGGGGTAACCTGCAATTACTTGTCGAGTGACAAGAGAAGCTTGTCACAGGAGGGAGGCGGGCGCCGTGCTCGGCCCCCACGTTCCCGACCTCGCCGGCCTCCAGATGCTGGCCACCGTCGCCCGCACCGGCAGCCTCCGGATGGCCGCCCTGGAACTGCAGGTGACCCAGCAGGCGCTGTCGCAGCGGGTGGGCGCCCTCGAGGCACGCGTCGGCATCCCGCTGCTTGCACGCGGGCCGCGCGGATCCGTGCTCACCGCGGAGGGGCGGCTCGTCGAGCAGTGGGCGTCGAAGGTGCTGGACGCTGCGGCCGAGCTGGACGCGGGAATCGCCGCGCTGCGCCTGGACCGGGCCGGGCACATCACCGTGGCCGCGAGCCTGACCATCGCCGGGCACCTGATGCCGCGCTGGATGGTCGCCCTGCGCGACCAGCAGGTGCTGATGGGAAGTCCGGTGACGAGCGTGGAACTGGAGGCGACGAACAGCGTCGCCGTCACCGAGGCGGTCGCGCGCGGCGACGCCGACCTCGGCTTCGTCGAGGGGCCGCGCGTACCGCGCGGGCTGCGCTCCCGCACCGTCGCCCGGGACGAGCTGCTGGTCGTGGTCGCCCTGACGCACCCCTGGGCGCGCCGGCGTGCCCCGATCACCGCAGCGGAGCTGGCGGCGACACCGCTGGTGATGCGCGAGGCGGGCTCCGGCACGCGCGAGGCCCTGACCGCGGCGCTCGCCGAGGCGCTGCCCGGCACGCACCAGGCGGATCCGGTGCTCGAACTGACGGGCACGGCATCGGTGAAGTCGGCGATCACGGCGGGCGCGGGGCCCGGAGCGCTGTCCTCGCTCGCCGTGGCCGACGACATCACGCTGGGCCGGCTGCGCGCAGTCCGCGTCGCCGGGCTGAACCTGGTCCGCGACCTGCGGGCGGTCTGGATCGGCGGCTCCCAGCCGCCGCAGGGACCCCTGCGTGACCTGGTCGCGGTGGCCGCCCGTATGCGGTAGGCCGCAGGACCGTTCGCCGCGGGCGACACCGATGGGGCCGTCCGGTCCTCAGTGCCCGGAGGTCCGGTCGTCAGTCCCCGAAGGTAAGGACGAGCCGGCCGCGGGTGCCCCCGGCCGCGAGCCGCCGGTGGGCCTCGGCGGCCTGCGCTGCCGGGTAGGTTCCGGCGACCCGCATGGTCAGCCCGCCCCTCTCGGCCAGATCCCTCAGCCCGTCGAGCTTGGCCCGCTCGGTGGCGTAGTCGCGGACCCGTACGGGGTGGTAGGTGATGCCGCGCTCGGAGGTGCCCGTGTAGAACCGGACGGTCGCGATGCCTCCGCCGTCGCGCACCGCGCCGATGACCTTGTCGTCCAGGACGGCCCCGTCGGCGAGTCCGTCCACCCCCTCGGGCACGGCCCGGCGGATGCGCTCGGCGACGTCGTCACCCCGGTCGACGACGATGTCGGCCCCCAACTCCCGCACCAGGTCACGGTCGTGCGGAGCGGCGTCGGCCATCACGCGCAACCCCTCGGCCCCGGCCATCTGGACCACGTAGCCGCCGTACACACCGGCGGCCCCGGTGACCGCGATCGTCTGCCCTTCCCGCAGGCCGAGCAGGTCGAGGGTCAGCCGCGCGGTGAGCCCGTTCATGGGCAGCGTCGACGCAGAGACGTCGTCGGCACCGGACGGGACCCGTACCACCGAGTCGACGGGCAGCACCACCTGCTCCGCGTAGCCGCCGTGCGTGCCCCGCGGCACGACGACGCCCATGACGTGCTCTCCGACGGCCAGGTCCGTGGCGGTGCCCGTGCCGATCCTCTCGACCACTCCCGCCACGTCCATCCCGACCACGTACGGCCCCGGGACCTCCCGGACCTCCTGTGCGCGTGCGCCGCTGCGCCGCACGGTGTCCGTCGGGCTCACCGCCGCCGCCCGCACCCGTATCCGCACCTCACCGGCGCCGGGTTCGGGAGTGGGCAGCTCCACCTCGTGGAGTACCTCGGGACCACCGAACTCCGTGAAACCAATAGCCCTCATGACCCCAGCCAATCACGCCGGGCGGCGCGGGCGGCGGGCGCGTGCCGGGTTCCGGCGCCCCCGGGCCGGGGTGCCGCCGTGTGTCCCGCGGCCGGCGAAGGCCCGTGCCCCGCACGTGACCTGCCGGCCTCGGCCGCGAGAGACACAGCGGGATGTCACACCTCCGCGAAGTAGGCCTCGATCGCCTCGACGTCGACCGTGCGGTCCGCCGGCAGGCCGAGGCGTTCGTATGTGGAGCGGCGGGACCGCATGTCGGCGAGCAGGATCGCGCGCGCGTGCCCGGCCACCTCGACCGCGACCTCGTTCGGTACGACGACCACCCCGTCGTCGTCGGCACCGACGATGTCGCCCGGGTTGACCTGCACGCCGCCGCACGCGATCGTCACCTGCGTCTCGATCGCCATGATGCGGCCCGGGATGATCGTGCGCCCGCGGTACCGTGCGACGACCGGGGTGCGCTGGGCCACCACCTCCGCGGTGTCACGGCAGTAGCCGTCGGTGACGATCCCCACGGCGCCGCCGAGCACGGCGCCCATGGAGTTCTCGCTGCCCCAGAAGCCCACTTCCGGGCCGCCGCCGGCGTCCATGACGACGACGTGGCCCGGCTCCAGGTCGTCCGGCAGGCGCGCGGGGCTGTTCTGCTCGAACCAGATCCGGTGCGCCTCGACGATGTCCTGCGTGGAATCGAGCTTCCACATCGGCTTGTTCGAGGGAACGGCACGGATCGTGGCGGCTTCGCCCCAGAACCGCATGCCCTGCCAGAGCGGCCGGACCTCGCGGTCCATGAGGCCGATGTTGAAATAGCCGATGCCGTCGAGCGCGTCGACGACGTCGCACACACGGAGCGGCTGGTAGAGACTGCTGAGCTTGTCGGCCGACGCCTTCTCGAACTGGTGCGGAGGTTCGCCTGCGGTCGTCACGATCTTCCCATCCTGGTCGGTGCGGTCGGTGCGGTCGGTGCGGTCGGTGCGGTCGGTGCGGTCGGTGTCGTCGGTGCCTCGTGGTCCGGTCAGGCGGGGTGTTGCGCGACCACCCCCTCGGCCGTCCCGTCCGGCATGAACCGGTGGAGTCCGTACCACCGGCAGGCCGTTCCGCCGAAGACGGCTTCACGGTCGTCTCCGTCCGGGCACGCCGCCGCGACGAGATCGGCGAGATCGGCCCAGGCCCGGCCGTACTCGGCGCGTAGCAGCACGACCGGCCAGTTGCTGGCGAGCATCAGCCTCTCGGCGCCGAAGAGCTCGGCGGCGAAGCGGACGTAGCGTTCCAGGGCACCCGCCTCCCAGCCGTCCCACGCCGTCAGCGCGTTGATGCCGACCGAGACCTTCATGGCCACGTTCGGGCAGCCGGCGAGTTGCCGTATGTGGGACGCCCACGGCTCCCAGCCGAGCGACTCGACCGGCGGGCGGCCGAGGTGGTCGACGACGATGCGCAGTTCCGGGACCGTCTCGGCCAGCCGGATCACCTGCCGGGTCTGGTCGAGCGTGATCGGAACGACGTCCCAGGCCAGTCCGCGCCGGGCGATCTCGGCGAACAGCGCCACGGAGTCCGGCTCCGTGAGCCACGCCAGCGGGTCGTCCGCGATGAGGCACCGCACCCCGACGAGCTTCGGCACGTCGAGCCGATCGAGTGCGGCGCGGGCGGCTGCGGCGTCCGTGAGCGGCAGCCACGCGACCACACCGGCGACGCGGGGATGAGTGCCGTACCGGGCGAGCCGGGCGTTCTCCTCCGGCTCGTCCACCGACTGCACGAGCACACTCGCCGCGATGCCGGCCGCGTCCAGCTCGGTGACGAGGTCGTCCGGCGTGAAGTCGCGCGCCAGCGCCGTGTGCGACGCGTGCCGCCACGGCTGCGTCTGCGCCGCCGTGTGCCAGAAGTGCTGATGGCTGTCGATGCGAAGGGCCATGGGCGGTCAGCTCCCTGTCCAGACGGGATGGCGGTGGGCGAGGAACGCGCTCACGCCCTCGCGGAAGTCCGCGCTGCCGTAGCAGCGCATGAGGAGGTCCTCGTCCTCGGGGACGACCTGCGCGGCGTCGAGCCGTCGCCCCGTCTCCTTGAGCGCCCGGATGGTGAGCGGGGCCGCTTGGCGCATGCGGCGGAGGAAGGGCTCGGCCGTCTCCTCGATGCGTCCCGGCTCGGCGAGCGCCGTCACGAATCCGGCCTCGGCGAGCGATTCGGCCGGCAGGAGGGCCGCCCCGAGGAGCATCGCGTCGGTCCTGGCGGCGCCGACCCGGGCGCGCAGCCGTGCGACGATCGCGGCGGGAAGGCAGTTGCCGAGGGTCCGCGCGATCGGAGCGCCGAAACGCGCGCCCCGTTCCGCGATCACGAGATCGCAGCACGCGGCCACGACGAGGCCCGCGCCGACGGCGGCACCTTCGACGAGCGCCACCACCGGGGCGTCGATCGCCAGGAGGTCGGCGACGACGGAGCCGATACGGCGTTCGTAGGCGACGCCGTCGCGCCCGTCCTCGAAGCCGGTGAACTGCCCGATGTCCGTCCCGGCCGCGAACCCGTCGCCGGGGTTGCCGCGGATGGTGACCGCGGCGACGTCGTCCCGGCCCCCCACCTCTGCCGCGATGGACCGGAGGCGGTCGTACATCGCCCAGGTGAACGCGTTGCGGCGCCCCGGATTCCGTAGCCGCACCTCGGCTATGCCGTCGGTGACGACGAGGTCGACCCCGTCCCCGCGGGTGTCGCTGCTCATGCCGGCCCCTCCTCGACGTGCACGTCCCGCCTCACCAGCTCCGCGAGGACTTCTTGCGTGTGCTGTCCCAGCAGCGGCGCCGGAGCCGCGGACCGCACCGGCGTGGCCGAGAGCTTCAGGGGCGATCCGAGCACGCTCGTCTCGCCCTCGACGGGGTGCCGGTACGACGTCACCATCTGGCGCGCGCGGACGTGCTCGTCCTCGGTGAGGACCTGCCGGTAGTCACGGATCGGTCCGGCGGGCACACCCGCGTCCAGGAGGGCGGTCACCCACTCGTCCGTGTCACGCGACGCGAGCACCCGCTGCAGTTCCTCGACGAGTTCCAGCCGGTTCGCCATCCGGTGGTCGTTGTCCGCGAACCGCGGGTCGGTGAGGAGGTCCGGTGCTTCGAGCACTGCGCAGAGCCGCTGCCACAGGCGCTGGTTGTTCGCGCCGACCGTCAGATACCCGTCACGGGTCTCGAGCGCCTGGTACGGCGCCGACATGCGGTTGGCCGAACCGAGCGGGACCGGGGGCTCTCCCGTGGACCAGAACTCCGTCGACTCCCACACCGACAGCGCGAGCGCAGAGTCGAACAGCGACGTCTCCAGGTACTGGCCCGTGCCGGTGGCCTCCCGGACGCGGAGCGCCGCCAGGATCCCGATGGCGCAGAACAGGCCCGAGCCGAGATCGGCCACCGGAATCGCCGACTTCACGGGTGGCCGTCCCGTCTCACCCGTCACGCTCATGATCCCGGTCATGGCCTGCGCGATGAGGTCGTAGCCCGGGTAGGACGCGTAGGGCCCGGTCTGGCCGAACCCCGAGATGCTCGCGTAGACGATCCCCGGGTTCACGGCCCGCACCGCGTCGTAGTCCACGCCGAGGCGCCGAGCGACGCCCGGCCGGAAGTTCTCGATGACGACGTCGGCGGTCCGTGCGAGCGTCATGAAGGTCTCCCGGTCCTGATCGCCCTTCAGGTCCAGCACGACGCTGCGCTTGTTCCGGTTGAGGGACAGGAACGCCCGGCTGTCGTCCCCGACGACGGACCTGCCCCATGACTTCCTGGTCTGGTCGCCGTGGTCGGGGTTCTCCACCTTGATGACGTCCGCGCCCAGGTCGGCCAGGACCATCGTGCAGAACGGACCCGACATCACCTGCGTCAGGTCCACGACCCGGATTCCTTCGAGTGCCATGGGCAGCTGACCCGTCTGCGCCCGGCCGGCGTCGGGATCAGGCATCGTCCGTTCCTCCTCGCTCCTCGTCGTACTCCGAGCCGTCACCTGGTGCCGAGATTGATCTCCGCCTCGGCGAAGAAGTCGTCGACCGCCTGGGAGATCGACTTCCTGCCGAACTCGATGTTCTCGTAGCCACGGGTGAACGCCTGCTCAAACGTCGTGTTGTATCCGGACGGGATCAGTGGTTGCGGCACCTTCTCTCCGAGGATGAAGTCGTAGACCTGGAGCTCCTGTTGGAGCGCCGGTGACGACGGCCTGTCGAGCTGTTGCTTCAACTGGCTTCTGTTGGCGACCGCGCCGTTGTCGGAGTCGTAGACGGCCGCCGCTCTGTCGTCGTTCGTGAAGAAGTCGATGTACGCCGCGGCCGTCGCCTTGTTGCCGCATCGCGCGGGGATCGACCATCCGCTGTTGAAGAAGGCATTGCCGAGTCCGGCCGACCCGGTGGGGAACGGAACCGTCGTGAGATGCTCATCGGGTGCCGCCGCGGACGCGGCCACCAGGGCGTTGCCCGCGGTGGGCTCACTGAGCACCTTGCCGGTGGTGACGTAGAACTGCTCGGGTTGGGCGGGTTCGTCTGCCGCGTCTTCCGCGGAGTTCGTCAGACCGGCTTCGCGCAGGTGCTCCCAGAGTTTCCAGTACTCGGTCAGCGTCTTCTTCGAGAAGGCGATCTTCCCGTCGTCGTCGAACATCTTCTCGCCGCTGCCGATGACGTACGCCGAGAACACCGGTTCATTGCCGCCCTGCGATGTCGTCGGAGCGACACCGGCGGGCAGCTTCGACTTCGCGTCCTTGAGCCAGGAGACGAAATCGGTCCAGCTGTAACGCATCGGAAGCGGCTTCACACCCGCTCTGCGCGCCATTTCCTGATCGACCATCAGCGCGTTCCACGCGGCGCCGTACG
The nucleotide sequence above comes from Streptomyces sp. TS71-3. Encoded proteins:
- a CDS encoding copper resistance D family protein, with product MSPLFTDVLANAYNPTPAPWRIITKMAYFAGLIAVIGGCMAHLIVLRPVLRRSSVDPRDTAALHRRTSLYLAMVGTWFLVALYFQLAGKAARVKGGEIPYGRALEPGSVWHFVRVPAEAGEWVSSGTLALVQYLMWGLSAVLLMLLWAPRVRARLTTVVWAGLVTAFLAYQVTLLPTDPAGQTAYDVVDSLLDHLHVFAISTWVGGITVLVVLAAGRRRLTPAAGGTWAQLWTRFSTLALTAVGCVLVSGLFLAWTFVGSPGELLSTSFGRFLLIKVSLVAAMIAVGAVNEFVLMPRIARARGAGEEGSVFRLALKVFPSLVAVEVALAVGVLFVLSFLSGSARDEAHDPDPALSGGIFAIGAVLVVLLAVSFVATSKVSDRLSRTPHAPQQESARSTVGADS
- the ppk2 gene encoding polyphosphate kinase 2 is translated as MPVKGTDGERTRRRLRRADYEAELRRLQVELVRMQEWVRAEGARLVVVFEGRDAAGKGGVIKRVTEHLNPRLARIVALPKPTDRERGQWYFQRYAEQLPTAGEIVLFDRSWYNRAGVEHVMGFCSQEEYERFLRQCPVFERLLVEDGILLRKYWFSVSDAVQEQRLRSRLEDPVRRWKLSPMDLESITRWEAYSRAKDVMFAHTDIPEAPWYVVESDDKRAARLNMIAHLLSTVPYHEVAPPDLAVPSRPPSTGYRRPPRDTQTYVPDHAARLGRTPG
- a CDS encoding pyridoxamine 5'-phosphate oxidase family protein yields the protein MALLREERESFLAEPHVAALGVAAGDDRGPLVVPIWYAYEPGGLPWILTGADSRKMALIRAAGRFSLLVQRTEPTPRYVSVEGPVAGMTEGTGALHREMAARYLSGEALDRFAAMAEAELADHVVVRMRPERWFSADLGPDA
- a CDS encoding YeiH family protein, translated to MTTSHPRTGTRPRTRTRARTRVLLTEAARSRPAWGPGIAVTAAAVAAAYAVAHWSGGLNPSIVAVFLGALVANLRLHHPVLHAGTGLAGKRLLRGAVVLLGLQLSLPELASLGGRGLAVVIVTVAITFAGTQVLARWLGVPRARGLLVATGFSICGASAVAAMEPAAEGDAEDTGVAVALVTLCGTLAIIVLPLLRGPLGLDVDAFGAWVGASVHDVGQTVATAQRVPGALTTAVIVKLTRVVLLAPLVAGVTLTGRRRRRRTAAGPEAGGSPTDGARVDGAATEMRTPPPVPLFVVGFLAAIALRSSGLLPPELVSYAKTVQSALLVAALFGLGTGIRVPDLVRTGRRSLVLGLASWILVASVAYAGVRIAAP
- a CDS encoding LysR family transcriptional regulator, yielding MLGPHVPDLAGLQMLATVARTGSLRMAALELQVTQQALSQRVGALEARVGIPLLARGPRGSVLTAEGRLVEQWASKVLDAAAELDAGIAALRLDRAGHITVAASLTIAGHLMPRWMVALRDQQVLMGSPVTSVELEATNSVAVTEAVARGDADLGFVEGPRVPRGLRSRTVARDELLVVVALTHPWARRRAPITAAELAATPLVMREAGSGTREALTAALAEALPGTHQADPVLELTGTASVKSAITAGAGPGALSSLAVADDITLGRLRAVRVAGLNLVRDLRAVWIGGSQPPQGPLRDLVAVAARMR
- a CDS encoding NADP-dependent oxidoreductase; its protein translation is MRAIGFTEFGGPEVLHEVELPTPEPGAGEVRIRVRAAAVSPTDTVRRSGARAQEVREVPGPYVVGMDVAGVVERIGTGTATDLAVGEHVMGVVVPRGTHGGYAEQVVLPVDSVVRVPSGADDVSASTLPMNGLTARLTLDLLGLREGQTIAVTGAAGVYGGYVVQMAGAEGLRVMADAAPHDRDLVRELGADIVVDRGDDVAERIRRAVPEGVDGLADGAVLDDKVIGAVRDGGGIATVRFYTGTSERGITYHPVRVRDYATERAKLDGLRDLAERGGLTMRVAGTYPAAQAAEAHRRLAAGGTRGRLVLTFGD
- a CDS encoding RraA family protein; this translates as MTTAGEPPHQFEKASADKLSSLYQPLRVCDVVDALDGIGYFNIGLMDREVRPLWQGMRFWGEAATIRAVPSNKPMWKLDSTQDIVEAHRIWFEQNSPARLPDDLEPGHVVVMDAGGGPEVGFWGSENSMGAVLGGAVGIVTDGYCRDTAEVVAQRTPVVARYRGRTIIPGRIMAIETQVTIACGGVQVNPGDIVGADDDGVVVVPNEVAVEVAGHARAILLADMRSRRSTYERLGLPADRTVDVEAIEAYFAEV
- a CDS encoding amidohydrolase; its protein translation is MALRIDSHQHFWHTAAQTQPWRHASHTALARDFTPDDLVTELDAAGIAASVLVQSVDEPEENARLARYGTHPRVAGVVAWLPLTDAAAARAALDRLDVPKLVGVRCLIADDPLAWLTEPDSVALFAEIARRGLAWDVVPITLDQTRQVIRLAETVPELRIVVDHLGRPPVESLGWEPWASHIRQLAGCPNVAMKVSVGINALTAWDGWEAGALERYVRFAAELFGAERLMLASNWPVVLLRAEYGRAWADLADLVAAACPDGDDREAVFGGTACRWYGLHRFMPDGTAEGVVAQHPA
- a CDS encoding enoyl-CoA hydratase produces the protein MSSDTRGDGVDLVVTDGIAEVRLRNPGRRNAFTWAMYDRLRSIAAEVGGRDDVAAVTIRGNPGDGFAAGTDIGQFTGFEDGRDGVAYERRIGSVVADLLAIDAPVVALVEGAAVGAGLVVAACCDLVIAERGARFGAPIARTLGNCLPAAIVARLRARVGAARTDAMLLGAALLPAESLAEAGFVTALAEPGRIEETAEPFLRRMRQAAPLTIRALKETGRRLDAAQVVPEDEDLLMRCYGSADFREGVSAFLAHRHPVWTGS
- a CDS encoding CaiB/BaiF CoA-transferase family protein, with the protein product MPDPDAGRAQTGQLPMALEGIRVVDLTQVMSGPFCTMVLADLGADVIKVENPDHGDQTRKSWGRSVVGDDSRAFLSLNRNKRSVVLDLKGDQDRETFMTLARTADVVIENFRPGVARRLGVDYDAVRAVNPGIVYASISGFGQTGPYASYPGYDLIAQAMTGIMSVTGETGRPPVKSAIPVADLGSGLFCAIGILAALRVREATGTGQYLETSLFDSALALSVWESTEFWSTGEPPVPLGSANRMSAPYQALETRDGYLTVGANNQRLWQRLCAVLEAPDLLTDPRFADNDHRMANRLELVEELQRVLASRDTDEWVTALLDAGVPAGPIRDYRQVLTEDEHVRARQMVTSYRHPVEGETSVLGSPLKLSATPVRSAAPAPLLGQHTQEVLAELVRRDVHVEEGPA
- a CDS encoding ABC transporter substrate-binding protein yields the protein MTLSNRNGRAFAAAAAVSALLAGCSTPSNDSALPAAGAPVAGSLQMSYWGSSTRVEKTDRINALFERKYPKASVQTQVGDFATYFDKLNVQAASSSMPCVTGLQTRQLNDYTHDGLLQPLDPLVASGAIDVGSIPKNLLDTGRGPDGKLYMVPYGAAWNALMVDQEMARRAGVKPLPMRYSWTDFVSWLKDAKSKLPAGVAPTTSQGGNEPVFSAYVIGSGEKMFDDDGKIAFSKKTLTEYWKLWEHLREAGLTNSAEDAADEPAQPEQFYVTTGKVLSEPTAGNALVAASAAAPDEHLTTVPFPTGSAGLGNAFFNSGWSIPARCGNKATAAAYIDFFTNDDRAAAVYDSDNGAVANRSQLKQQLDRPSSPALQQELQVYDFILGEKVPQPLIPSGYNTTFEQAFTRGYENIEFGRKSISQAVDDFFAEAEINLGTR